In Oreochromis niloticus isolate F11D_XX linkage group LG18, O_niloticus_UMD_NMBU, whole genome shotgun sequence, one genomic interval encodes:
- the mrpl37 gene encoding large ribosomal subunit protein mL37 isoform X1, with protein sequence MFPETAQRLKTAAPLFSHTAFLTDLRRLSAHGGARRHLTVGRCLTAKVPPPRNPRERVEIPGLEMVTYGERMHYVPGLAKPATQHWERDYKDPRYYKSPPAHEMLLYKDKPCYMFNQRTSALEGVRQAAWLTKTQVIPGLPAQLLSLAGNPENQIPDQDERVQNAIKHARFWDTTEDRPRKEKYSNTLLLNLLHLCATLQSSHPAVGRRMLAENYSLATTWKRGEDLLQIRGQNGLLLNSMDPLPEVSGKQEVADTVDHVLDTFYPVSPTIDLQKVHVYKEEVNHTGFRDDYPYPHAHTLYFLESADPRCKLRPEQFRTKMIMFTFGNALARAHKLYGTRPQRLLDRPVTVQSVGTNGRIFQFMVFQLNTTDLSGDDGIKNQMWLDEDVELYDFAKVRPLIKKKQVKIPAGLAGYKPETFSKFLALYLHGAV encoded by the exons atgtttcctgaaaCGGCTCAGCGTTTAAAAACGGCGGCTCCGCTCTTCTCTCACACCGCCTTTTTGACGGATTTGAGGCGGTTGTCGGCACATGGAGGGGCCCGGAGACACCTCACTGTCGGCCGCTGCCTTACAGCCAAGGTCCCCCCTCCGCGGAACCCTAGGGAGAGGGTCGAAATCCCGGGACTGGAGATGGTCACATACGGAGAGAGGATGCACTATGTCCCGGGGCTGGCGAAACCTGCTACCCAGCACTGGGAGAGGGACTACAAGGACCCGCGATATTACAAGTCTCCCCCTGCCCACGAGATGCTGCTGTACAAGGACAAGCCGTGTTATATGTTCAACCAGAGGACCAGCGCGCTGGAAG GTGTGCGTCAGGCTGCCTGGCTGACCAAAACCCAGGTGATCCCAGGTCTCCCTGCACAGCTCCTTTCCCTCGCAGGGAACCCTGAAAATCAGATCCCAGATCAGGATGAGCGTGTACAGAATGCCATCAAACACGCGCGCTTCTGGGACACGACAGAGGATCGACCCCGTAAAGAGAAATACAG CAacactctgctgctcaacctgCTGCACCTGTGTGCGACTCTACAGTCCAGCCACCCAGCCGTCGGGAGGAGGATGCTTGCAGAGAACTACTCGCTGGCAACCACGTGGAAAAGAG gcGAGGATCTCCTCCAGATAAGAGGTCAGAACGGTTTACTGCTGAACAGCATGGATCCTCTCCCAGAGGTGTCTGGTAAACAGGAGGTGGCCGACACAGTGGATCACGTCCTGGACACCTTCTATCCCGTCTCCCCGACTATCGACCTCCAGAAAGTGCACGTGTACAAAGAGGAGGTAAACCACACAG GTTTCAGAGATGACTACCCTTACCCTCACGCCCACACGCTGTACTTCCTGGAGTCAGCTGATCCTCGTTGTAAGCTCCGCCCAGAGCAGTTTAGAACCAAGATGATCATGTTTACCTTTGGAAACGCGCTGGCCCGTGCACACAAGCTCTATGgg ACTCGTCCCCAGCGACTCTTAGACCGTCCTGTGACCGTGCAGTCAGTCGGGACCAATGGTAGGATTTTCCAGTTCATGGTTTTCCAGCTGAATACCACAGACCTCTCAGGAGATGATGGAATTAAAAACCAG ATGTGGCTGGATGAAGACGTTGAGCTGTATGATTTTGCAAAAGTTCGACCACTTATTAAAAAGAAGCAAGTCAAG ATACCAGCTGGTCTGGCAGGATACAAGCCTGAGACGTTCAGCAAGTTCCTGGCACTGTACCTGCATGGAGCTGTGTAG
- the mrpl37 gene encoding large ribosomal subunit protein mL37 isoform X2: MFPETAQRLKTAAPLFSHTAFLTDLRRLSAHGGARRHLTVGRCLTAKVPPPRNPRERVEIPGLEMVTYGERMHYVPGLAKPATQHWERDYKDPRYYKSPPAHEMLLYKDKPCYMFNQRTSALEGVRQAAWLTKTQVIPGLPAQLLSLAGNPENQIPDQDERVQNAIKHARFWDTTEDRPRKEKYSNTLLLNLLHLCATLQSSHPAVGRRMLAENYSLATTWKRGEDLLQIRGQNGLLLNSMDPLPEVSGKQEVADTVDHVLDTFYPVSPTIDLQKVHVYKEEVNHTGFRDDYPYPHAHTLYFLESADPRCKLRPEQFRTKMIMFTFGNALARAHKLYGTRPQRLLDRPVTVQSVGTNGRIFQFMVFQLNTTDLSGDDGIKNQKNQSEAFKPATSNELCNSAKKSGRMICQHPFRLQRVNLCGLFML; this comes from the exons atgtttcctgaaaCGGCTCAGCGTTTAAAAACGGCGGCTCCGCTCTTCTCTCACACCGCCTTTTTGACGGATTTGAGGCGGTTGTCGGCACATGGAGGGGCCCGGAGACACCTCACTGTCGGCCGCTGCCTTACAGCCAAGGTCCCCCCTCCGCGGAACCCTAGGGAGAGGGTCGAAATCCCGGGACTGGAGATGGTCACATACGGAGAGAGGATGCACTATGTCCCGGGGCTGGCGAAACCTGCTACCCAGCACTGGGAGAGGGACTACAAGGACCCGCGATATTACAAGTCTCCCCCTGCCCACGAGATGCTGCTGTACAAGGACAAGCCGTGTTATATGTTCAACCAGAGGACCAGCGCGCTGGAAG GTGTGCGTCAGGCTGCCTGGCTGACCAAAACCCAGGTGATCCCAGGTCTCCCTGCACAGCTCCTTTCCCTCGCAGGGAACCCTGAAAATCAGATCCCAGATCAGGATGAGCGTGTACAGAATGCCATCAAACACGCGCGCTTCTGGGACACGACAGAGGATCGACCCCGTAAAGAGAAATACAG CAacactctgctgctcaacctgCTGCACCTGTGTGCGACTCTACAGTCCAGCCACCCAGCCGTCGGGAGGAGGATGCTTGCAGAGAACTACTCGCTGGCAACCACGTGGAAAAGAG gcGAGGATCTCCTCCAGATAAGAGGTCAGAACGGTTTACTGCTGAACAGCATGGATCCTCTCCCAGAGGTGTCTGGTAAACAGGAGGTGGCCGACACAGTGGATCACGTCCTGGACACCTTCTATCCCGTCTCCCCGACTATCGACCTCCAGAAAGTGCACGTGTACAAAGAGGAGGTAAACCACACAG GTTTCAGAGATGACTACCCTTACCCTCACGCCCACACGCTGTACTTCCTGGAGTCAGCTGATCCTCGTTGTAAGCTCCGCCCAGAGCAGTTTAGAACCAAGATGATCATGTTTACCTTTGGAAACGCGCTGGCCCGTGCACACAAGCTCTATGgg ACTCGTCCCCAGCGACTCTTAGACCGTCCTGTGACCGTGCAGTCAGTCGGGACCAATGGTAGGATTTTCCAGTTCATGGTTTTCCAGCTGAATACCACAGACCTCTCAGGAGATGATGGAATTAAAAACCAG AAAAATCAGAGTGAAGCTTTCAAACCAGCCACTTCAAATGAACTCTGCAACTCAGCAAAGAAGAGCGGACGAATGATCTGCCAGCATCCATTCAGATTACAGCGTGTTAACCTGTGTGGATTATTTATGCTGTGA